From Impatiens glandulifera chromosome 7, dImpGla2.1, whole genome shotgun sequence:
tttgaaaaagtaataatttcatataaatataaaacttgaagggtaaatttaaaaatcttatacaACTTTTAGGGAAATTGTAGATTTACTAAGCTTACATAAATTTCCCATTAATATACCATCTTCAATttctcatcatttttaaatttattgaaatgttacttgtattattatttaacaaaataaaatcatgatacttatttattaagttttagaGAAATGATAAGAGAGAATTAAAAGATGCAATGAGAAAATGAGGtgataagttatttatatatctaattataacaatttttttctttccaattttAAGAAGTTAACCATTTAAGACATTAAAGTAAGGATATTAATGGGGGCAGATTGAGATAGGGACGCTCCATTCTACTTCaggtatttatttttactatcaTTCTAGTCCAGTtcgattttaaattttttttcgtaaaacacccttatatcttatttaaaaaatataaaaaaatatttaataaaattatatatacgaattttttaatataatatatattacattatataaatatatgaatgaagttaaatatttaattgtgtttatatgaCTTGAACAGAAACGAGGTGAGGAATACAAATACCCTACTCACCCAATTCCCGATCAAACCGTAAAAAATCGTCTCGAAAATCAAGTGCGGTCCCCTACTTCATGACATCAAATTACTAAGAAAAATAAAGTATGAggactaataaaatattaaaaatagttgaaggattcatttatattaattgGATTTTGACTTTCTAGGCTTCTAGCTCTTCTTCTCCGAGCCGCCGGACAGTCTATCGCTATCCGGAAGCGGCGCTCatattattatagtttgttATTACAGAACGGGGAAGAAGACGCCATAACCGCTTCCTTCATTCTCCTTGAACCCTAGCCTAACCTTGATTTCTCGTCTCCATTCATTCGTCCTCAGATTCCATCGAAATCGTCAGTCATGAAAGCTAGATTGGTCGTCTTCCCAATCCGAGGAAGGAACTGGTGTTTTAGTAGATCCATCGATCGTCATACTTCTCAACAATCATCGAATAACGTTCCTTCAACGCTCACTGATCTCTGGAAGAAACTCTCATCAGGCGATGGAAAATCTGAGTTGTCTAACAACACCGAACTCGTCATTGATTTCGTCTCCAACAAGGTTTCATTACTCTTCCTCTCTGTTCTTATCCTTACTTGTAAATAACTGTTTCTTATGTTGATAGATGAATGGAGCTTGGACTGGTCTTGAAAATGCACCTCCTGGAAGTGTCAAATCTAAGATTCACGGGTGAGTTTTACTAATTACTTGATATCTGTGTAAATGCTTGAAATGTGGTATGATTTTGATACATTTTGTTGTCAGTATTGGAGTGCGGCTTCTATCTCGTGTAAAGCCATCTGAGATTTTCCTGAAATCTATAACTAAGGAGGTTTCGAATGTCCAGATTACATATCCTACCAGGTATGTATCGTTCAATTTCTCCATCCCAGCTATGTTGATTCATGAATTCATTAACTATAATGACTTATTGCAGTCTGAATGATCGGCTCGTACGCAGAAGATTAAGGCATATTGCCTTAAGGTAATTCAACCATTTCATAATAGTGATGTTTATGATAATAACTTCTTACAATTGGAAACTAGTGTCTTATCATTACATTGATGTTTAGATGCAAAATGTGCTCTGATGGGTTAACTCTCTGAATCAAACCAATGGCCATGATGCAACCTGAAACATTTAAATGATTGTTGTTTTATGTTGAAAACGAGAAAGCAAATCTTGATGTTTTGATCATTACATATAAGTGTAAGGACTACCATGAGTTGTTTAGTAAGGTTGAATGAGAGTACTGAATTTGTTTCCTTCCACTATTGTGTTAGAGTTCAAACTCTAGGGTTTAAGCAATCCAACAAAAGGAGCGAGAAACCAAGAGAAATCAGGACGGAAAGTATAGAACCTTCCATAAACTTCAGTCCATAGTTAAAATGATAACATAAgcctttattatatataatagggTATTCCTAACTAACAGATAACTGTACttctaattataattatcttaacaactaattaaatatactaatcGTAATACTATTTCTAAAAAAACCCTAATACTATTAATTCCTGTCACGTGTTATTGTGTGTTGGCC
This genomic window contains:
- the LOC124944654 gene encoding uncharacterized protein LOC124944654; amino-acid sequence: MKARLVVFPIRGRNWCFSRSIDRHTSQQSSNNVPSTLTDLWKKLSSGDGKSELSNNTELVIDFVSNKMNGAWTGLENAPPGSVKSKIHGIGVRLLSRVKPSEIFLKSITKEVSNVQITYPTSLNDRLVRRRLRHIALRGAVIHRKYLYGSVTLLPMTSVFMVLPLPNILFFWVLFRAYSHWRALQGSERLVLLVSDDKSIDDGTGNVKEQANHPLWVLQASDELEKLIKSGDAASGDGLSKCIISNICKTYDLNTIDVLKYMNSM